A single window of Anaerolineae bacterium DNA harbors:
- a CDS encoding ABC transporter permease translates to MLEYIGRRLLLMVMTLIVISVLSFAIIQLPPGDFLTAYIERLEESGLTRDQAVIESLKKRYGLDQPIYVQYGKWVWGMLHGDFGQSFLFNRPVGELIWERLGLTMAVSFAAMVFNWVVALPIGIYSAVRQYSIGDYVATFIGFIGLAIPNFMLALILMWLAFSLFGANVGGLFSAEYADAPWTWAKVVDMLKHLWLPMVVLGMAGTAGLIRIMRANLLDELRRPYVITARAKGLPETRLILKYPVRVALNPFVSTIGWSLAGLVAGETIVSIVLGLPTTGPLLFRALMMQDMYLAGTFIMMVSALTVIGTLISDILLAWIDPRIRQSI, encoded by the coding sequence ATGCTGGAGTACATCGGACGACGTCTGCTCCTGATGGTCATGACGCTGATCGTCATCTCAGTCCTCTCCTTCGCCATCATTCAGTTGCCTCCCGGCGACTTCCTCACCGCCTACATCGAACGGCTGGAGGAGAGCGGGCTCACCCGAGATCAGGCCGTCATCGAGAGCCTGAAGAAGCGCTACGGGCTGGACCAGCCCATATACGTGCAGTACGGCAAGTGGGTTTGGGGAATGCTTCACGGCGATTTCGGTCAGTCGTTCCTCTTCAACCGCCCGGTTGGCGAGTTGATTTGGGAGCGCCTCGGGCTGACTATGGCCGTCTCCTTCGCCGCCATGGTGTTCAACTGGGTTGTGGCGCTTCCCATCGGGATCTACTCGGCCGTCAGGCAGTACTCCATTGGGGACTACGTGGCCACCTTCATTGGCTTCATCGGGCTGGCAATACCCAACTTCATGCTCGCCCTGATATTGATGTGGCTGGCTTTCAGCCTCTTTGGCGCCAACGTGGGAGGCCTCTTCTCCGCCGAATACGCCGACGCGCCCTGGACCTGGGCCAAAGTGGTGGACATGCTCAAGCACCTGTGGCTGCCCATGGTGGTCTTGGGGATGGCAGGAACCGCTGGCCTCATCCGTATCATGCGCGCCAACCTGCTAGACGAGCTCCGGCGGCCTTATGTGATCACTGCACGGGCCAAGGGGCTCCCGGAGACTAGGCTGATCCTGAAGTACCCCGTCCGGGTGGCTCTGAATCCCTTCGTAAGCACCATCGGCTGGTCCCTCGCAGGGCTGGTGGCCGGCGAGACCATAGTCTCCATCGTGCTGGGCCTTCCTACCACCGGTCCCCTTCTGTTCCGCGCCTTGATGATGCAGGACATGTATCTGGCCGGCACCTTCATCATGATGGTCAGCGCCCTCACGGTCATTGGGACGCTGATCTCCGACATCCTTCTGGCCTGGATAGACCCGAGGATCCGCCAGTCCATCTAG